One window of Microcoleus vaginatus PCC 9802 genomic DNA carries:
- a CDS encoding Uma2 family endonuclease yields MVGIGTKLTLAEYLALPDGDVYCEFVDGEAVPKVSPKFFHSSLQGALCRLIRVWCKGRGRVLPEWAILLKRQDKDWVPVPDLTYISYARLPKTWRQNEACPAIPELVIEIISPGQTMQEFEEKAKDYLAAGVPRVWVIDPEAILIRSFLTDGSSQVYTDNTLIVDELLPGLDLTTRQIFEEAELID; encoded by the coding sequence ATGGTAGGCATCGGAACCAAACTCACTTTAGCAGAATATCTAGCTTTGCCCGACGGAGATGTATATTGTGAGTTTGTAGATGGTGAAGCGGTTCCTAAAGTGTCTCCAAAATTTTTTCATTCCAGTTTACAGGGAGCTTTGTGTCGCCTGATTCGTGTATGGTGTAAAGGACGCGGGCGAGTGCTTCCAGAATGGGCAATTTTGTTAAAACGTCAGGATAAAGATTGGGTACCTGTTCCCGATTTGACCTATATTTCTTATGCGCGTCTGCCGAAAACTTGGCGGCAAAATGAAGCTTGTCCCGCAATTCCTGAACTGGTGATTGAGATTATCTCTCCTGGTCAAACCATGCAGGAATTTGAAGAGAAGGCAAAAGATTATTTGGCGGCGGGAGTTCCGCGAGTTTGGGTAATCGATCCAGAGGCTATTTTAATTAGAAGTTTTTTGACCGATGGTTCGAGTCAAGTTTATACGGATAATACATTGATTGTGGATGAGTTGCTGCCTGGTTTGGACTTGACGACTAGACAGATTTTTGAAGAAGCGGAATTGATTGATTAA
- a CDS encoding GUN4 domain-containing protein: MTDSISTSPLDSAAETAELRSQLRSGSEKTQLQLLQQQIADSGWDVLMEFLLERKSDAPTAVMGKAYQILYSANSPRAMEFLQANFPTGLVPLRSDSNIDYTPLQQLLALQEFQEADRMTLDKLCELAGDTASVRKWLYFTQVESLPVVDLQTINTLWKVHSEGKFGFSVQREIWLSSGKNWDKLWPLIGWKKGNNWTRYPQEFIWNLSAPRGHLPLSNQLRGVQPFAALMAHPAWLK, from the coding sequence ATGACTGACTCGATTTCTACTTCTCCTCTAGACTCGGCGGCCGAGACAGCCGAACTCCGCTCTCAGTTGAGGTCGGGTTCGGAAAAAACTCAACTGCAACTGCTGCAACAACAAATAGCAGATTCCGGTTGGGATGTATTGATGGAATTTTTATTAGAGCGCAAGTCAGATGCACCGACTGCGGTAATGGGTAAAGCTTACCAAATTCTTTACAGTGCTAATTCTCCGAGAGCGATGGAGTTTTTGCAAGCGAATTTTCCGACTGGGCTTGTGCCACTGCGATCAGACTCTAACATTGATTACACTCCACTGCAACAATTATTGGCGTTACAGGAATTTCAAGAAGCCGATCGCATGACTTTAGACAAGCTTTGTGAATTGGCGGGTGATACAGCTTCCGTGAGAAAGTGGCTGTATTTTACGCAAGTTGAGAGTTTGCCGGTGGTGGATTTGCAAACAATTAACACGCTGTGGAAAGTTCATTCCGAAGGCAAATTCGGCTTTTCAGTGCAGCGGGAAATTTGGCTGAGTTCGGGCAAGAATTGGGATAAATTGTGGCCGCTAATTGGCTGGAAAAAGGGGAATAATTGGACGCGCTACCCGCAAGAGTTTATCTGGAACTTGAGCGCGCCGAGAGGGCATTTGCCGCTGTCAAATCAGTTGCGAGGAGTGCAGCCGTTTGCGGCTTTGATGGCTCATCCTGCCTGGTTGAAGTGA
- a CDS encoding ATP-binding protein: MASSLRLSIQGREKVDQARKKKGWTKRAPAWYLTAKVGQDALIKFWARKPIVQEHFVDICRAVGLEDWQQMVDDSPIQPTASYIDFSVYDDNWVGEEREKLIEALSTKVCKSCRVLILVGITGIGKTALAERLVEELRGNWREDKENFESREQVPDFASVALKWLEKWKVDVPQDQRQPQHLRQRLVEHLCNHQHLILMDSIEYLLTGTPDDGWGDFADEEWGKFFVSLLYEPSCKSRFILTSQDLPTKFETAECDRYKNLWHCQLLRGLERTEQIALFQKAELDGDIQSPHSPLGVIGEVYDGHPLALRTIAGEIKGSYGGKVRAYWKDNSRYIEEVKEAIDEARNQGIVKGDEDRWQLASYTKVLRRKVKERIDNIFDRLKNDVYDAYVLLCTASIYRCDVKEKWWLINLEDEGYSEKQQQDAMQTLRDRYLVEDGGIDDEDNRLVGQHNLIRSVAIAHRLILP; the protein is encoded by the coding sequence ATGGCCAGCTCTCTGAGATTATCCATACAAGGGCGAGAAAAAGTTGATCAGGCTAGAAAGAAGAAGGGCTGGACAAAAAGGGCTCCTGCTTGGTATCTGACTGCTAAGGTTGGACAAGACGCGTTGATAAAGTTTTGGGCGCGCAAACCAATTGTGCAAGAACACTTTGTCGATATTTGTAGGGCTGTAGGTTTAGAAGACTGGCAACAAATGGTGGATGACAGTCCAATTCAGCCAACAGCTTCATACATAGATTTTTCGGTCTATGACGATAACTGGGTAGGGGAAGAAAGGGAGAAACTGATTGAAGCCTTGAGCACTAAGGTGTGCAAGTCTTGTCGCGTCTTGATCCTGGTTGGCATCACAGGGATTGGCAAAACTGCCCTTGCTGAGAGGTTAGTTGAGGAGTTGCGGGGAAACTGGAGGGAAGACAAGGAGAATTTTGAAAGCAGGGAGCAAGTTCCAGATTTTGCCAGTGTTGCGCTTAAATGGCTGGAGAAGTGGAAAGTAGATGTTCCACAAGATCAGCGTCAGCCACAGCATCTGCGACAACGCTTAGTCGAACACTTATGTAATCATCAGCATCTAATCTTAATGGATTCTATTGAATACTTACTTACGGGAACTCCAGATGATGGATGGGGTGATTTTGCGGATGAGGAGTGGGGGAAGTTCTTTGTAAGTTTGTTGTATGAACCATCTTGTAAAAGTCGGTTCATCCTCACATCTCAAGATTTGCCAACTAAATTTGAGACAGCAGAGTGCGATCGCTACAAAAATCTCTGGCATTGCCAACTCTTGAGAGGATTAGAAAGAACTGAGCAAATAGCGTTATTCCAAAAAGCTGAACTAGATGGCGATATACAATCACCACATAGTCCCCTGGGAGTAATTGGGGAAGTTTATGACGGGCATCCTTTAGCCTTGCGGACAATTGCCGGAGAAATTAAGGGTTCTTATGGTGGGAAAGTTAGAGCTTACTGGAAAGATAACAGTCGTTACATTGAAGAGGTAAAAGAGGCTATTGACGAAGCTCGTAACCAAGGAATAGTTAAAGGCGATGAGGATAGGTGGCAGTTAGCATCATACACGAAAGTCTTGCGAAGAAAAGTTAAGGAACGGATTGACAATATATTTGATCGCTTAAAAAATGATGTTTATGATGCCTATGTTTTGCTTTGCACTGCCTCAATATATCGCTGCGACGTAAAAGAAAAGTGGTGGCTGATTAATTTAGAAGACGAGGGTTACAGTGAGAAGCAGCAACAGGATGCAATGCAAACTCTGCGCGATCGGTATTTAGTTGAAGATGGAGGAATTGACGATGAAGATAATAGGCTGGTGGGACAACATAATTTGATTCGCAGTGTGGCGATCGCTCACAGATTAATCCTTCCATAA